A window of the Streptomyces albireticuli genome harbors these coding sequences:
- a CDS encoding LysR family transcriptional regulator: MSLRQMEYLVAVVEEESFTRAAETLNVTQSALSHQIKALEREVGGPLLERRPRGIGLTPMGRAYLPHAELAVRSAEQARRAAKAAAGAAGGELHIASLHALAVGVMPPLFARWRAAHPAVRLHLHEYATTEELRDHMERGVADLAIGPRPDDWPGPVVPLGTERIALITHAGDPLAARPGPVSVASLADRAWVRCALEPVIQGRRWLDWVCAQGGFAPRTAVWTEHSSTAVRMAVAGLGLVAAPVHMARDVPGAVVLPTDPPWRREQTAFSRVELTGTTAAFAGLCQELAFPEPEPEPEPAGQPRTSSATG, encoded by the coding sequence ATGAGCCTGCGGCAGATGGAATACCTCGTCGCGGTGGTCGAGGAGGAGTCCTTCACCCGCGCCGCCGAGACGCTCAACGTCACCCAGTCCGCCCTCTCCCACCAGATCAAGGCCCTGGAGCGGGAGGTCGGCGGCCCGCTCCTGGAGCGGCGCCCCCGGGGCATCGGCCTCACCCCGATGGGCCGCGCCTACCTGCCGCACGCCGAACTCGCGGTGCGCAGCGCCGAACAGGCCCGGCGCGCCGCCAAGGCCGCCGCCGGCGCGGCCGGCGGCGAGCTGCACATCGCCTCGCTGCACGCGCTCGCCGTCGGCGTCATGCCGCCGCTCTTCGCCCGCTGGCGCGCCGCCCACCCGGCCGTCCGGCTCCACCTCCACGAGTACGCGACCACCGAGGAGCTGCGTGACCACATGGAGCGCGGCGTCGCCGACCTCGCGATCGGCCCACGCCCCGACGACTGGCCCGGCCCCGTCGTCCCCCTCGGCACGGAGCGGATCGCCCTGATCACCCACGCCGGCGACCCCCTCGCCGCACGGCCGGGGCCCGTGTCGGTGGCCTCCCTCGCCGACCGCGCGTGGGTCCGCTGCGCCCTGGAACCGGTGATCCAGGGGCGGCGCTGGCTCGACTGGGTCTGCGCCCAGGGCGGCTTCGCGCCCCGCACGGCCGTGTGGACCGAGCACTCCTCCACGGCCGTGCGGATGGCCGTCGCCGGACTGGGCCTCGTCGCCGCCCCCGTGCACATGGCGCGCGACGTGCCCGGCGCCGTCGTCCTCCCCACGGACCCGCCGTGGCGCCGCGAGCAGACGGCCTTCTCCCGCGTCGAGCTCACCGGCACCACGGCCGCCTTCGCCGGTCTCTGCCAGGAGCTGGCCTTCCCGGAACCGGAGCCGGAACCGGAGCCGGCCGGTCAGCCGCGCACCAGCAGCGCCACCGGATAG
- the lpdA gene encoding dihydrolipoyl dehydrogenase, whose translation MAETREYATDVLVIGGGTGGYSTALRAAALGLDVVLAERDLVGGTCLHRGCVPSKAMLHAAELVDGIAEARERWGVKATLDSVDWSALTATRDDIVSRNHLGVEGHLAHAGVRVVRGSASLTGPRTVRIDSGAEAGAVWTARRGVVLATGSRPRTLPGLEPDGSRIVTSDDALFAPGLPGSVLVLGGGAIGVEYASLHRSMGAEVTLVEAAGRLLPLEDADVGRHLTRGLKKRGIDVRVGARLEGAEVVADGVRASVRDARGELRTVVAERLLVAVGRVPVTDGLGLAAAGLATDARGFVAPADWSRLETSVPGVHVVGDLLPPPSLGLAHASFAEGLLVAETLAGGSPRPVDYAAVPRVTYSSPQTASVGLTEAEARERGHEVDVNSMPLTAVAKGMVHGRGGVVKVVAERGGGRVLGVHLVGPHVSEMIAESQLVVGWDAEASDVAQHVHPHPTLSEAVGEVFLSLAGRGLHQRG comes from the coding sequence ATGGCTGAAACACGTGAGTACGCGACAGATGTCCTCGTCATCGGCGGCGGCACCGGGGGCTACAGCACCGCTCTGCGGGCCGCCGCCCTGGGACTCGACGTCGTCCTCGCGGAGCGCGACCTGGTCGGCGGGACCTGTCTGCACCGGGGCTGCGTCCCGAGCAAGGCGATGCTGCACGCGGCGGAGCTGGTCGACGGCATCGCGGAGGCGCGCGAGCGCTGGGGGGTCAAGGCGACGCTGGACTCCGTCGACTGGTCCGCGCTCACCGCGACCCGCGACGACATCGTCTCCCGCAACCACCTCGGTGTGGAGGGGCACCTCGCGCACGCCGGCGTGCGGGTGGTGCGGGGTTCGGCGTCGCTGACGGGGCCCCGGACGGTGCGGATCGACTCCGGCGCCGAGGCGGGCGCCGTGTGGACGGCCCGGCGCGGCGTGGTGCTGGCCACGGGCTCGCGGCCGCGCACGCTGCCCGGTCTGGAGCCCGACGGCTCGCGGATCGTGACCAGCGACGACGCCCTGTTCGCGCCGGGGCTGCCGGGCTCGGTGCTGGTGCTGGGCGGCGGGGCGATCGGGGTCGAGTACGCCTCGCTGCACCGGTCCATGGGAGCCGAGGTGACGCTGGTGGAGGCGGCCGGCCGGCTGCTGCCGCTGGAGGACGCCGACGTCGGCCGCCATCTGACGCGCGGTCTGAAGAAGCGCGGGATCGACGTGCGGGTGGGCGCCCGGCTGGAGGGCGCCGAGGTGGTGGCGGACGGCGTACGGGCGAGCGTCCGCGACGCCCGCGGGGAGCTCCGTACCGTGGTGGCCGAGCGGCTGCTGGTCGCCGTGGGGCGGGTGCCGGTCACCGACGGGCTGGGCCTGGCGGCCGCCGGCCTGGCCACGGACGCCCGGGGCTTCGTCGCCCCGGCCGACTGGTCGCGCCTGGAGACGTCCGTACCGGGCGTCCACGTGGTGGGCGACCTGCTGCCGCCGCCGTCCCTGGGGCTGGCCCACGCCTCCTTCGCCGAGGGACTGCTGGTCGCCGAGACACTGGCGGGCGGCTCGCCCCGGCCGGTGGACTACGCCGCCGTGCCGCGCGTCACCTACTCCAGCCCCCAGACCGCGTCCGTCGGCCTCACCGAGGCCGAGGCCCGCGAGCGGGGGCACGAGGTCGACGTGAACTCGATGCCGCTGACGGCCGTGGCGAAGGGCATGGTGCACGGCCGGGGCGGTGTGGTGAAGGTCGTCGCGGAGCGGGGTGGGGGGCGGGTGCTGGGTGTTCATCTGGTGGGGCCGCACGTGTCGGAGATGATCGCGGAGAGTCAGCTGGTGGTGGGCTGGGACGCGGAGGCGTCGGATGTGGCGCAGCATGTCCATCCGCATCCGACGTTGTCGGAGGCGGTGGGGGAGGTGTTCTTGTCGCTGGCGGGGCGGGGGTTGCATCAGCGGGGGTGA
- the treZ gene encoding malto-oligosyltrehalose trehalohydrolase, which yields MLFEVWAPEAEHVALALEGHTHPMEPDPARTGWWRRAAPAADGARYGFALDGGPVLPDPRSRRLPDGPDGLSAVVDPDLFPWQADWPGAPLAGAVLYELHVGTFTREGTFDAAAARLPHLAGLGVTHVELMPVCPFPGRHGWGYDGVAPWAVHEPYGGPAGLARFVDAAHAAGLGVVLDVVHNHLGPSGNHLPAFGPYFTDTHHTPWGAAVNLDAPGSDEVRAYLTGSALAWLRDYRLDGLRLDAVHALADTRPKHFLAELSGAVDALAARLGRPLFLVAESDLDDPATTAPREAGGQGLHAQWNDDFHHALHTALTGESQGYYADFAADPAHALAKTLTGGFFHDGGVSSFRGRRHGRPLDPASPAHRLLGYAQTHDQVGNRAVGDRLSARLSPGLLACAAALVLCGPFTPMLFMGEEWGARTPWQYFTDHPDPDLAEAVRTGRRREFAAHGWAAEDVPDPQDPATRERSCLDWTEPGREPHRALLDWHRTLIALRRATPGLTAGPLSDTAVTVTGDLVTVVRRGGLCVAVNPAGGPAAVPLDGPAEVLAAWRPVELSTGGGARSLRLPAESAAVLRGG from the coding sequence GTGCTGTTCGAGGTGTGGGCGCCGGAAGCCGAACACGTCGCACTGGCCCTCGAAGGCCACACGCACCCCATGGAGCCCGACCCCGCCCGCACCGGCTGGTGGCGCCGCGCCGCCCCCGCCGCGGACGGCGCGCGCTACGGCTTCGCCCTGGACGGCGGGCCGGTGCTGCCGGACCCGCGCTCGCGCCGGCTGCCCGACGGGCCGGACGGCCTGTCCGCCGTCGTCGACCCGGACCTCTTCCCCTGGCAGGCCGACTGGCCCGGGGCTCCGCTGGCGGGGGCGGTCCTGTACGAGCTGCACGTCGGCACGTTCACCCGCGAGGGCACCTTCGACGCGGCGGCCGCCCGGCTGCCGCACCTGGCCGGGCTGGGGGTCACTCATGTGGAGCTGATGCCGGTGTGCCCGTTCCCGGGCAGGCACGGCTGGGGTTACGACGGGGTGGCGCCGTGGGCCGTGCACGAGCCGTACGGCGGCCCGGCGGGGCTGGCCCGGTTCGTGGACGCGGCGCACGCGGCGGGCCTGGGCGTGGTCCTCGACGTGGTGCACAACCACCTCGGCCCGTCGGGCAACCACCTGCCCGCGTTCGGCCCGTACTTCACGGACACCCACCACACGCCGTGGGGGGCCGCGGTCAACCTGGACGCGCCGGGCTCGGACGAGGTCCGGGCGTACCTGACCGGCAGCGCCCTGGCGTGGCTGCGGGACTACCGCCTCGACGGGCTGCGCCTGGACGCGGTGCACGCGCTGGCCGACACCCGGCCGAAGCACTTCCTGGCCGAGCTGTCGGGGGCCGTCGACGCGCTGGCCGCGCGGCTGGGCCGGCCGCTGTTCCTCGTCGCCGAGTCCGACCTCGACGACCCGGCGACGACGGCGCCGCGCGAGGCCGGCGGCCAGGGTCTGCACGCCCAGTGGAACGACGACTTCCACCACGCGCTGCACACCGCGCTCACGGGCGAGTCCCAGGGCTACTACGCCGACTTCGCCGCCGATCCCGCGCACGCCCTGGCCAAGACGCTGACGGGGGGCTTCTTCCACGACGGCGGCGTCTCCTCGTTCCGCGGCCGCCGCCACGGCCGCCCGCTCGACCCGGCCTCCCCCGCGCACCGCCTGCTCGGGTACGCCCAGACCCACGACCAGGTCGGCAACCGTGCCGTCGGCGACCGGCTGTCGGCCCGCCTCTCCCCCGGCCTGCTGGCCTGCGCCGCCGCGCTCGTCCTGTGCGGGCCGTTCACGCCGATGCTGTTCATGGGCGAGGAGTGGGGCGCCCGTACCCCCTGGCAGTACTTCACCGACCACCCGGACCCGGACCTGGCCGAGGCCGTACGGACCGGCCGGCGCCGGGAGTTCGCGGCGCACGGCTGGGCCGCCGAGGACGTCCCCGACCCGCAGGACCCGGCCACCCGGGAGCGCTCCTGCCTGGACTGGACGGAGCCGGGGCGGGAGCCGCACCGCGCGCTCCTGGACTGGCACCGGACGCTGATCGCCCTGCGCCGCGCCACGCCGGGGCTCACGGCCGGGCCGCTCTCGGACACGGCCGTCACCGTCACCGGGGACCTGGTGACGGTGGTGCGCCGGGGCGGCCTGTGCGTCGCCGTCAACCCGGCGGGCGGCCCGGCCGCGGTCCCGCTCGACGGCCCGGCGGAGGTGCTGGCCGCGTGGCGCCCGGTGGAGCTGTCCACCGGAGGCGGCGCGCGATCGCTGCGGCTCCCGGCGGAGTCGGCGGCCGTGCTGCGCGGCGGCTGA
- the msrB gene encoding peptide-methionine (R)-S-oxide reductase MsrB, protein MAYEVEKSDEQWRAELSPAEYQVLRRAGTEPAFRGEYTDTTTAGVYSCRACGAELFRSTEKFASHCGWPSFYDPKDSSAVELIEDRTHGMVRTEVRCARCGSHLGHVFEGEGYPTPTDQRYCINSVSLRLEPTEG, encoded by the coding sequence ATGGCGTACGAGGTCGAGAAGTCGGACGAGCAGTGGCGCGCGGAGCTGTCCCCGGCGGAGTACCAGGTGCTCCGCCGGGCGGGCACCGAGCCCGCCTTCCGCGGTGAGTACACCGACACCACCACGGCGGGCGTCTACTCCTGCCGTGCCTGCGGCGCGGAGCTGTTCCGGTCCACGGAGAAGTTCGCGAGCCACTGCGGCTGGCCGAGCTTCTACGACCCGAAGGACTCCTCCGCCGTCGAGCTGATCGAGGACCGCACGCACGGCATGGTCCGCACCGAGGTCCGCTGCGCCCGCTGCGGCTCGCACCTCGGGCACGTCTTCGAGGGCGAGGGCTATCCCACGCCCACCGACCAGCGCTACTGCATCAACTCCGTCTCGCTGCGCCTGGAGCCCACGGAAGGCTGA
- the murC gene encoding UDP-N-acetylmuramate--L-alanine ligase, translating to MAPAVPTTMDRPHFIGIGGAGMSGIAKILAQRGAAVAGSDAKDSATAEALRALGATVHIGHAAEHLAEDATCVVVSSAIRADNPELAAAAERGIPVVHRSDALARLMDGLRPIAVAGTHGKTTTTSMLAVSLDALGLAPSYAIGGDLDAPGSNALHGSGEIFVAEADESDRSFHKYAPEVAIILNVELDHHANYASMDEIYESFDTFVGRIRPGGTLVVSADQAGARELTRRVSGRYDIEVVTYGTAEDADVRVLKVNPRGLTSEVTVLLGGKMLTFTVSVPGSHYAHNAVAALAAGVALGIPVHNLASALAKYTGVKRRLQLKGEANGVQVIDSYAHHPTEMTADLEAIRGAVDAGSRILVVFQPHLFSRTQELGTEMGQALALADASVVLDIYPAREDPIQGITSELIIDAARTAGADVRPEHDMAAIPDVVAGMARPGDLVLTMGAGDVTDLGPKILARLES from the coding sequence ATGGCACCGGCCGTCCCCACGACGATGGACCGACCGCACTTCATCGGCATCGGCGGAGCCGGCATGTCGGGCATCGCGAAGATCCTCGCGCAGCGCGGCGCGGCCGTCGCCGGCAGCGACGCCAAGGACTCCGCGACCGCCGAGGCCCTGCGCGCCCTGGGCGCCACCGTCCACATCGGCCACGCCGCCGAGCACCTGGCCGAGGACGCCACCTGCGTCGTCGTCTCCAGCGCCATCCGCGCCGACAACCCCGAGCTCGCGGCCGCCGCCGAGCGCGGCATCCCCGTCGTGCACCGCTCGGACGCCCTCGCCCGCCTGATGGACGGCCTGCGCCCGATCGCCGTCGCCGGCACCCACGGCAAGACGACCACGACCTCCATGCTCGCGGTCTCCCTCGACGCCCTCGGCCTCGCCCCCTCGTACGCCATCGGCGGCGACCTGGACGCCCCCGGCTCCAACGCCCTGCACGGCAGCGGCGAGATCTTCGTCGCCGAGGCGGACGAGAGCGACCGCAGCTTCCACAAGTACGCGCCCGAGGTCGCGATCATCCTCAACGTGGAGCTGGACCACCACGCGAACTACGCGTCGATGGACGAGATCTACGAGTCCTTCGACACCTTCGTCGGCCGGATCCGCCCCGGCGGCACGCTCGTCGTCTCCGCCGACCAGGCGGGCGCCCGCGAGCTGACCCGGCGGGTCTCGGGCCGCTACGACATCGAGGTCGTCACCTACGGCACCGCCGAGGACGCCGACGTCCGCGTCCTCAAGGTCAACCCGCGCGGCCTGACCAGCGAGGTCACCGTCCTGCTCGGCGGCAAGATGCTGACCTTCACCGTCTCCGTGCCCGGCAGCCACTACGCGCACAACGCCGTCGCGGCCCTCGCCGCGGGCGTCGCGCTCGGCATCCCCGTGCACAACCTCGCCTCGGCGCTCGCCAAGTACACCGGCGTCAAGCGCCGCCTCCAGCTCAAGGGCGAGGCGAACGGCGTGCAGGTCATCGACTCCTACGCGCACCACCCCACCGAGATGACCGCCGACCTGGAGGCCATCCGCGGCGCGGTCGACGCCGGATCGCGCATCCTCGTCGTCTTCCAGCCGCACCTCTTCAGCCGCACCCAGGAGCTGGGCACCGAGATGGGCCAGGCCCTCGCGCTGGCCGACGCCTCCGTGGTCCTGGACATCTACCCGGCCCGCGAGGACCCCATCCAGGGCATCACCAGCGAGCTGATCATCGACGCCGCGCGGACCGCCGGCGCCGATGTGCGGCCCGAGCACGACATGGCCGCGATCCCGGACGTCGTCGCGGGAATGGCCCGCCCCGGCGATCTCGTTCTGACCATGGGCGCGGGTGACGTCACGGACCTCGGTCCGAAGATCCTGGCCCGCCTGGAGAGCTGA
- a CDS encoding response regulator, translating to MIRVLLVDDHPVVRRGLRAMVDDLPDVEAVGEAADGAEALRLLQDGARPDVVLMDLQMGAGMHGVEATRRITALPDPPAVLILTTYSTDADILAAVEAGATGYLLKDAPPEDVATAVQAAARGETVLAPPVAARLLGRVRAGRPTLSPREAEILGLLAEGLANRQISRRLFISEATVKTHLVHLYGKLGVDSRTAAVAAGLAAGLIRAV from the coding sequence GTGATCCGGGTCCTGCTCGTCGACGACCACCCCGTCGTCCGGCGCGGGCTGCGCGCCATGGTCGATGACCTGCCCGACGTGGAGGCCGTCGGCGAGGCCGCGGACGGCGCCGAGGCGCTGCGCCTCCTCCAGGACGGCGCGCGGCCCGACGTGGTCCTGATGGACCTCCAGATGGGCGCCGGCATGCACGGCGTCGAGGCCACCCGCCGGATCACCGCCCTGCCCGACCCGCCCGCCGTGCTGATCCTCACCACCTACAGCACCGACGCCGACATCCTCGCCGCGGTCGAGGCCGGTGCCACGGGCTACCTCCTCAAGGACGCGCCGCCCGAGGACGTCGCCACGGCCGTCCAGGCGGCGGCCCGCGGCGAGACGGTGCTGGCCCCGCCCGTGGCCGCCCGCCTGCTGGGCCGGGTGCGGGCCGGCCGCCCGACGCTGTCGCCCCGCGAGGCCGAGATCCTGGGCCTGCTCGCCGAGGGCCTGGCGAACAGGCAGATCTCCCGCAGGCTGTTCATCAGCGAGGCGACCGTGAAGACCCACCTCGTGCACCTCTACGGCAAGCTCGGCGTCGACAGCCGCACGGCGGCCGTCGCGGCGGGGCTGGCGGCGGGGCTGATCCGGGCGGTGTGA
- a CDS encoding sensor histidine kinase: MRLVRLALHGAFYALLAVALGPSLLGQEPPAVPALGLLLAAAYGAGVVRRTARPGLWLTGVTALWLALLALDHGFSYVAFPLFFHFLHALPVRWSLPAVAASTAAVVAAQATAPGGLTAAKVIGPVAGAVVAVLTAYGYAALYRESARRQSLIDDLVRTRDELAAAQREAGRLAERQRLAREIHDTLAQGLSSIVLLARAAETADPETSRAHVREVGRTAADNLAEARRFVRALTPPALEDTPLPEALRRVTARTAPTAAFRLDGEPRALPVETEVALLRLTQEALANVTRHARAEHAAVTLSYLDGEVTLDIYDDGVGFTPGRGPADGRRTFGLHGMRERIAELGGTLTVESAPGEGTAVAATVPVRPAAPAGAPEPGALEAA, translated from the coding sequence CTGCGGCTGGTCCGCCTCGCGCTGCACGGGGCGTTCTACGCCCTGCTCGCCGTCGCCCTCGGCCCGTCCCTCCTCGGGCAGGAGCCCCCGGCCGTCCCGGCCCTCGGCCTGCTGCTCGCCGCCGCCTACGGCGCGGGCGTCGTACGCCGCACCGCACGGCCCGGCCTGTGGCTGACCGGCGTCACCGCGCTGTGGCTCGCGCTCCTCGCCCTGGACCACGGCTTCAGCTACGTCGCCTTCCCGCTGTTCTTCCACTTCCTGCACGCCCTGCCGGTGCGCTGGTCGCTGCCCGCCGTCGCCGCCAGCACCGCCGCCGTCGTGGCCGCCCAGGCCACCGCCCCCGGCGGGCTCACCGCCGCCAAGGTCATCGGCCCGGTCGCCGGTGCCGTCGTCGCCGTCCTGACCGCCTACGGCTACGCCGCCCTCTACCGCGAGAGCGCCCGCCGCCAGAGCCTCATCGACGACCTCGTCCGCACCCGGGACGAGCTCGCCGCCGCCCAGCGGGAGGCCGGCCGGCTCGCCGAACGGCAGCGCCTCGCCCGCGAGATCCACGACACCCTCGCCCAGGGCCTCTCCAGCATCGTCCTGCTCGCCCGCGCCGCCGAGACCGCCGACCCCGAGACGTCCCGCGCCCATGTGCGCGAGGTCGGCCGGACCGCCGCCGACAACCTCGCCGAGGCCCGCCGCTTCGTCCGGGCCCTCACCCCGCCCGCCCTGGAGGACACCCCGCTGCCCGAGGCGCTGCGCCGCGTCACCGCCCGTACCGCCCCCACGGCCGCCTTCCGCCTCGACGGCGAGCCCCGCGCCCTGCCCGTCGAGACCGAGGTGGCCCTGCTCCGCCTCACCCAGGAGGCGCTCGCCAACGTCACCCGGCACGCCCGCGCCGAGCACGCCGCCGTGACCCTCTCCTACCTCGACGGAGAGGTCACCCTCGACATCTACGACGACGGCGTCGGCTTCACCCCGGGCCGGGGCCCCGCCGACGGCCGCCGCACGTTCGGCCTGCACGGCATGCGCGAGCGCATCGCCGAGCTCGGCGGCACCCTGACCGTCGAGTCAGCCCCCGGCGAGGGCACCGCGGTCGCCGCCACCGTGCCCGTACGCCCCGCCGCCCCGGCCGGAGCTCCGGAGCCCGGCGCCCTGGAGGCCGCGTGA
- a CDS encoding ABC transporter permease, with product MFVALRDIRFARGRFALMATVVALITTLVVFLYGLTGGLAREATSAVAGLPADRVVFGAPAGAAPEVSFSNSALDDGQVRAWRAAPGVRGAEPLGVAMTRLTAHGKAESVSAFGTSARLRPALVAGEAPGDGGLAVGERVAREAGIRVGDRVTLGAEELTVSGITADRSHGHAPSVWTTLATWQRVGHQAGPTTLAVTGSGGPSGDAARTTRAVPVAEALDGIDGYAAEHGTLQLVQGFLFVVSALVVGAFFTVWTVQRRPEVAVLKAVGASGGYLVRDALGQAAVVLVAGAGLGAAAGAAGGALASAAVPFELGAATVAVPVAAMVLLGLAGSALAVRRITSVDPLTALGANR from the coding sequence TTGTTCGTCGCGCTCCGTGACATCCGTTTCGCCCGGGGGCGGTTCGCCCTCATGGCCACGGTCGTCGCGCTCATCACCACCCTGGTCGTCTTCCTCTACGGCCTGACGGGCGGGCTGGCCCGCGAGGCCACGTCGGCCGTCGCGGGCCTGCCCGCCGACCGCGTGGTCTTCGGCGCGCCCGCCGGGGCCGCACCGGAGGTGTCGTTCTCGAACAGCGCCCTCGACGACGGACAGGTACGGGCCTGGCGCGCGGCGCCCGGGGTCCGCGGGGCCGAGCCGCTGGGGGTGGCGATGACGCGGCTGACGGCGCACGGCAAGGCGGAGTCGGTCAGCGCGTTCGGCACGTCCGCGCGGCTGCGGCCGGCGCTCGTGGCGGGTGAGGCACCTGGTGACGGCGGCCTGGCGGTCGGCGAGCGGGTCGCCCGCGAGGCCGGGATCCGGGTGGGCGACCGGGTCACGCTCGGCGCCGAGGAGCTGACCGTCTCCGGGATCACCGCCGACCGGAGCCACGGGCACGCGCCGAGCGTGTGGACGACGCTCGCCACCTGGCAGCGCGTCGGCCACCAGGCCGGGCCGACGACGCTCGCGGTCACGGGCTCCGGCGGCCCCTCGGGGGACGCCGCGCGGACGACGCGGGCGGTGCCGGTCGCCGAGGCGCTCGACGGGATCGACGGCTACGCGGCCGAGCACGGCACCCTCCAGCTCGTACAGGGCTTCCTGTTCGTGGTGAGCGCGCTGGTGGTGGGCGCCTTCTTCACGGTGTGGACGGTGCAGCGGCGCCCGGAGGTGGCGGTGCTCAAGGCGGTGGGCGCGAGCGGCGGCTATCTGGTGCGGGACGCGCTGGGGCAGGCCGCGGTGGTCCTGGTCGCCGGGGCCGGGCTGGGCGCCGCGGCGGGAGCGGCCGGCGGGGCGCTGGCCTCGGCGGCGGTGCCCTTCGAACTGGGGGCGGCCACGGTGGCCGTGCCCGTGGCGGCGATGGTGCTGCTGGGGCTGGCCGGCTCCGCGCTGGCCGTGCGCCGCATCACGTCCGTGGACCCGCTGACCGCGTTGGGAGCCAACCGATGA
- a CDS encoding ABC transporter ATP-binding protein, whose protein sequence is MTAPDMPGSPPAPSPREPLPRTGAPALSLAGVTLTYPDGDRRLTALDAVSLAVAPGELVAVAGPSGSGKSSLLAVAATLLRPDTGRVTVAGRDTARMSDRDRTALRRERIGIVFQQANLLPSLTAEEQLLAVTHLRGGRVREARGRAGELLESVGLDAAKRRRRPHRLSGGERQRVNIARALFGGPSVLLVDEPTSALDHERGERVVELLAEVTRRHRTATVLVTHDRALLGRADRVLVMRDGRLAEA, encoded by the coding sequence ATGACCGCCCCTGACATGCCCGGTTCCCCGCCCGCTCCCTCCCCTCGGGAGCCGCTGCCCCGCACCGGTGCCCCCGCCCTGTCCCTGGCAGGCGTGACGCTCACCTATCCGGACGGCGACCGCCGGCTGACGGCCCTGGACGCGGTGTCCCTGGCCGTGGCCCCGGGCGAGCTGGTGGCCGTCGCCGGGCCGTCCGGCTCCGGGAAGTCGAGCCTCCTCGCGGTCGCGGCGACGCTGCTGCGCCCCGACACGGGCCGCGTCACCGTCGCGGGCCGGGACACGGCACGGATGAGCGACCGGGACCGTACGGCGCTGCGCCGCGAGCGGATCGGCATCGTGTTCCAGCAGGCCAACCTGCTGCCGTCGCTGACCGCCGAGGAGCAGCTGCTGGCGGTCACGCACCTGCGGGGCGGGCGGGTGCGGGAGGCCCGCGGCCGGGCGGGCGAGCTGCTGGAGTCGGTGGGCCTGGACGCGGCGAAGCGGCGCCGCCGCCCGCACCGGTTGTCCGGTGGCGAGCGGCAGCGCGTGAACATCGCCCGCGCGCTGTTCGGCGGTCCGTCCGTCCTCCTGGTGGACGAGCCGACCTCGGCGCTGGATCACGAGCGCGGCGAGCGGGTGGTGGAGCTGCTGGCCGAGGTGACGCGCCGGCACCGCACCGCGACGGTGCTGGTCACGCACGACCGGGCGCTGCTCGGCCGGGCCGACCGGGTGCTGGTGATGCGGGACGGCCGGCTGGCGGAGGCCTAG
- a CDS encoding indole-3-glycerol phosphate synthase, whose translation MFTSVLMIEQPLSAADVDFVTTLHDDTMSFIVLMQPRGAEDRLLRAIDDVALGELEQAVHEADEPEGEQARRPAALALEHSLRSLRDAGCEAVGQLIEGHPLDLLRSVVDQTHADEVIVLTAPHLVEEFFHRDWASRARHKVGVPVLKLYAHNDEE comes from the coding sequence GTGTTCACGAGCGTATTGATGATCGAGCAACCTCTGTCCGCCGCGGACGTCGACTTCGTCACCACCCTTCACGACGACACGATGTCCTTCATCGTCCTCATGCAGCCGAGAGGTGCCGAGGACCGGCTGCTGCGCGCCATCGACGACGTCGCCCTCGGCGAGCTGGAACAGGCGGTCCACGAGGCCGACGAGCCCGAGGGCGAGCAGGCCCGCCGCCCGGCGGCCCTCGCGCTGGAGCACTCGCTGCGCTCCCTGCGGGACGCCGGCTGCGAGGCCGTCGGCCAGCTCATCGAGGGGCACCCGCTCGACCTGCTGCGGTCGGTCGTGGACCAGACCCACGCCGACGAGGTGATCGTGCTGACCGCCCCGCACCTGGTCGAGGAGTTCTTCCACCGCGACTGGGCCTCCCGGGCGCGGCACAAGGTCGGCGTGCCGGTGCTGAAGCTCTACGCCCACAACGACGAGGAGTGA